TGAagtgtgtcttgtttttgtttctctttcctgCTTTAGTGCATCTTGTTAGTACAAATATCCCAGTGTGCTTCATAAgccataaataaaacacaaaacataaatataaacatgtttgtaaTTCAACATAATCATCATAAAGAAGCAACTTAAGTTCTACAGTAACAATGAATGAGTGTACAAATACTCATCAAATCTGTCAATAAGCACACTGCAAGACTGAAACCTTCACATTAGTATAAGAGAAATGATATAAACTTGTATAGAACATGTATATAGACTGGTAGCTGTATCTTGTAAATTCCAGAAAGTAAAGGGATCATGTGATTTATTTGAAGTACGTACCTATCTATAGTCAGGTCAGTGCACCCCCAGTTTGGAGAGCCAGACAGAGGCCACACAATGATCTGATATTAACATATTCTAAAGACCTACTAACAACTAAAGGGACTAAAAGAATAGTCACTAAGCTGTATGCCACCACCCATCAGACAGCCTTTTCCAATGACACCAAGACTCACTTGAGAGGCCTTTGTGTTGTTTGAGTTACTGTGTGGGTCatgaactgcagctgctgtttggtttTCTGTTGTCAAATCCTTCCACCACATTAAGGCAGTGATTTTTCAGGGGCTGCTCTTTCCCATTAAAAGACTATATTGAGGTGGTTCAGGATGCCTCTTGGGCATCTACCACTGAAGATAGATTAGGACAGACCCAGCTGAGAGGGGGGCCTCAAAGTACACCCAAAAACTGCTTAGCCACCTGCAACCAGATTCTAGATACACAACTGATTCAAAGTAGATGCTGGTAAAAACAATGGTAATGTTCTAAACGTGATCACCTGAAATTGATTTTATGCAAGTGGGTCGGTCTCTGTTTAGGTACTAAAATATGACTTGCTGCTGATCCTGTTCACCACTGTTCCATGTCAGCACTCCAGTCAGCCTCTACAAACCAACATGCTGACCTGCACCTACTGGATAAGACTctcattcaaacacacagaaaccaaaCATTAGTGCGCTGGtttcttctgctggatcacatGATATCATTTTCATAACATGGTACATTAAGTTTTCATTTATGATGcgctaataaaaaaagaaagaaaattacATTATAAAATTAATGcgacataaaaaaagaataatcaGCCAACAGATGCAGCTCACCactgccaacaaacacacaaacatcgaGAACAGCAGCAAAAACAGTTGATAATCACACGTTCTCTTTGTTCTGTGccagtttgttttcattgctTCACATTGTTACCATGGGACACAAGTAatatttttccacattaaaGCAGATGTTCCTTTCTACCATTCTAACAGtagaagttgttcaaaacaaGAAGCAGCTAATGATTGATGATGCTAATGATTCCACCGGGTTTAGTTCCCTGCTAATGTCACTGGACAGATATAGAGCAGTGATTTAAACTCTGAGTAAAACACCGTCTGCCATCCTCCAGCAGTAGAGTTACAAACCAATAATTTATGACTCACAATTACAAGGAAAAACAATGTGCCCGTTGATGGGTGCAGTCACAGAGATGACTAAGAGGAGGATATATTTATGGAAAGTCTTTCAAAGCACCTCTGGactttctgctttcagtccaTCCTCCTCTGCATCTGAGTTATCTTCTTTGTTTTCCAGGTCAATGTTCTGTGGGAGGAGTGTCACAGACGGACATCACCATACACATTTACTATTTAACCATTAAAATGCAGCAACAAAAAGATTAGTAATGCCAGAGCAAGAGCCTACTTTTAGGGTAATAACTTTTCCAATCACATTTTCCAAGTGCACAATAAAACCATTCCTTCTATGCAGTTACATATACTTTTAGACAATGCTTTAAGGTTTACCTCTAATTCTTGCATCACTTCATCCATAAAGTCACTTGGGTTTTGCTTGTAGTCCACTGCTCTCTTGATCATCTCTCTGAACATCTGATGTGATAGTTACAGTCACAGAGTGGTGAGGAAGGTTTATGAGACTGACTTGTTTTGTTATATGAATTTGTTTGTTATATGACTAGGAGAACAAACCTTAACAACGTTGGTCCCATCAGCTGCTGACACAAAGTAAAATGGGAGCCCCTGCTTCTTCCCAAAGTTAAAGCTTCTCTGTGTCACCTTCATGTCAGCTGcaggtgtgaaaaaaaaacacacacacatgttcacattcGAAAAATAAAGCCAACTTTGTGAGCGTGATATGCAGCATGAAAAACTACACTCACCGTCAATTTTGTTAGCAACCACACAACAGGGTATCTCTGGTCTGTACTCTCTTAGCTCCTTGTACCAGGTGGCTAAATTCTTATACGTGATCTTTCTTTGGACATCAAACACCTGAGCGAAGGAAGGAAAATTACAAAACTGTTCAGCTTTTTTTGTTGACATTGTAGCAACTCTGCAGTTCAAAACGTGCATTTCAACTGCCGCCTGATTGTCCACAAAGCATTTTTATCCAGCATCTTTTTAACTGCATGCAACAAGGACAGAGACAGGTTTTCAACAAGGCACTgcaacatcaaaaaaaaaaacctgaaaggACTGAAAAGGGGTGAAATGTGTCATACCATGATGCAGGCGTGAGCTTTGTGATAGTATGAGGGATGCATGCTCTGAAACCTTTCCTGACCTGCAGTGTCCCAGAAatctgtggagaaaaaaaaaacataatgtagAGGCAGTATCAGGTCTGATTGTTAATATCAGACGACTTTTCTCTTGGTAAAATGATTTCCTGTGAGAGCTAAACAAAAGCAAATATGCAATATTTACCAACTGTTACCGTCTTGTTTCCTAcagaggctgtgtgtttgtacagagtCAACGCATATGTTGACAACTGTTGGGGTCGACTACAAGAACAATTAAGGattcaa
This window of the Parambassis ranga chromosome 6, fParRan2.1, whole genome shotgun sequence genome carries:
- the rabl2 gene encoding RAB, member of RAS oncogene family-like 2 isoform X1, which produces MAADVGDISEMNQKKYDAEEHVKIICLGDSAVGKSKLMERFLLDEYRPQQLSTYALTLYKHTASVGNKTVTVDFWDTAGQERFQSMHPSYYHKAHACIMVFDVQRKITYKNLATWYKELREYRPEIPCCVVANKIDADMKVTQRSFNFGKKQGLPFYFVSAADGTNVVKMFREMIKRAVDYKQNPSDFMDEVMQELENIDLENKEDNSDAEEDGLKAESPEVL
- the rabl2 gene encoding RAB, member of RAS oncogene family-like 2 isoform X2; translated protein: MERFLLDEYRPQQLSTYALTLYKHTASVGNKTVTVDFWDTAGQERFQSMHPSYYHKAHACIMVFDVQRKITYKNLATWYKELREYRPEIPCCVVANKIDADMKVTQRSFNFGKKQGLPFYFVSAADGTNVVKMFREMIKRAVDYKQNPSDFMDEVMQELENIDLENKEDNSDAEEDGLKAESPEVL